DNA sequence from the Acidobacteriota bacterium genome:
TCGATCAGAACGGTAACCACGAGAAGACCGTCGAGGCCGCGCAGTTCCTCGCCAACCTGCTCAGCTTTCAGGAAGCAGCGGTCTTCATTCCCGGAAACGATCGGCACGTCGACGCAGGTGCGAGGGCCTTGCTTGCCCACGCTCCCCACTACGAGGAGTGGCCGCAGGTGCTGCTTCAGATACACCGCGTCGGTGAACTCATCGCGCGGATCCGCTCCACTCCCCCCGCTACCCATGGCTTCCTTCAGAAAGCGGCTTCCGAGGCCAGCGATCCAGTGCTGCAGTCCGCGGCCCGGTACTTCCTGGCAGATGAACTCATGAGGTCAGCCAACGACCTCTCGCTGTCGCCAGAGCACCGGGAAGACCGGCGACGCCGCGCGCTCACAATGGCGACCGGCCTGATGTGGGGTGTGGAACGCGAAGAGTTCCTTGTACCGGCGTTCGGCGACTCGACGAGCCGGACGTTCGCGGATGCCGAGGCCGACCTGGTGCACCGCATACACCACGCAACCGTGGGAGGCACGCTTCCCGACCTGACCGGTACCCGCTTCGACGGCGTTCACGAAAGCCTGAACGCCTACCAGGGGAGGGTCCTTCTACTCGATTTCTGGGCCACCTGGTGCGGGCCCTGCCTGGCAGCCCTGCCGGATCTGCGCGAACTGGTCGCCCGCCTGCCGGCCGATCGGTTCGCCCTCCTCGCGATCAGCGTTGACGCTGATCTTGAAACGGCTACAGCGTTCTTCAAAGAAGACCACGTCATCGAACTCCTCAACAAGCAGCCCGTGCCCTGGGCAAACTGGTATGCCGGCGTGGGCAGCGCGATCCAGTGGCGGCTCGCCGTGGACGCGTTCCCTACGTACGTGCTTGCCGACCACGGAGGTCGGATTCTCGCCAGAACGCACGAACTCTCCGAGGAGTTCATCGCGCTGATCGACGAGGCTGTCCGGGCGATCGAAACGGGCTGAGTTCGGTATCCCTCCGCTTCGTCATGTCGCCAAACGGCTCGGCGTATGCTCACGCGCCAACGCAGGGCCAAACACGACCCGGAGATTCCGCCCATGCCCATCCTCGACTTCAGCCTCACCGACCAGATCGCACTCGTCACCGGCGCCTCGCGCGGCATCGGGGAGGCGATCGCCCGCGGCTTCGCCGAGCAGGGCGCGACCGTGATCCTCGCGTCGCGGAAACAGGAAGGGCTCGACCAGGTCGCCGAGTCGATCGAGGCCGACGGCGGGAAGGCGGTGCCGATCGCCTGCCACGCGGGCAACGTGGAGCAGATAGCGAGTCTGTTCGAACGCATCGAGAGTGAGTTCGGCCGGCTCGACATCCTCGTCAACAACGCGGCGACGAATCCCTACTTCGGGCCGGCAATCGAGATGCCGGAGTGGGCCTTCGACAAGACCCTGGAAGTGAATCTGAAAGGCTACTTCGTCCACATTCAGCAGGCGGCTCGGCTGATGAAGAAGCAGGGTTCGGGCAACGTGATCAGCGTCGCCTCGATCGCCGGCCTGCGCCCCGGTCCGAACGAGCTGACCTACGCGCTGACCAAGGCGGCGGTGCTCAACATGACCCGCGGCTGGGCCAAGGAGCTCGGTCGGTACGGCATCCGGGTCAACGCGATCGCGCCTGGAGTGGTCGAGACGTTCTTTGCCAGTGTCCTCGTCGACACGGAGGAGAAGCGGCAGGCGATCGCCAGTCGCACCCCGGTGGGCCGCCACGCCCAGCCGAACGAGATCGCCGGCGCCGCCGTGTTCCTCGCCTCGAAGATGGGCAGCTACGTGACCGGCGCGACGATCGTCATGGACGGCGGCTCCTCGGCCTGAGTGGCCGACCTCAGAGTTCGGCGCGGCGGCGGTCGTGCGCGTCGGCGACTGCTTCGAGCAGGTTGCCGAGCAGGTCGCCGTCGACGTAGTCGTTGTCGACCACGTTGATCAGGAAGTACGTATCGTGGATGCTCTGGAGCAGGCGGCGTGATTCGCTGTCTTCGTCGTACACCGCCGCCCAGGAGGACAGCCACAGGTCGAAGGCTTCGTCCTTCCACACCTCGAACGAGCGCGGATCGACGATCGTCGGCTGGCGGATCTCCTCACCCGGGAACACACCCCAGGTCACCGCGTTGACCGAGTCGCAGTTGCTGTGGGCCGTGCCGGACCGGTCGATCGCGTGATACGTCACGCTCGGCTTGCCGTCCAATGCCGCGAGAAGCGACGGCACCTGCTCCGGCGCCACGAAGAACTCCAGGTACGCCTTCTGGTACACGCGGCCTCCTGCGCCGCCCCAGCCGACGGCCGGATCGTCGGACGGAGCGCCGTTCACCCGCGGCTGCGAGTTGATCGTGAGCAGCCCAGCCAGGTTCAGCCGCACCAGGGCGTTGCGTAGCGGTTCGCTCTCCAGGTCCAGCGGCCAGTCGTACCAGGGGATCCCGTCGACGTCCCCGCGGCAGAACCCCGCGAACACCTCGCGCACCTGGTCGATTGAGTGCAGCTCGCGGCCCCAACGCTCGCGGGCGACATCGGCCTTGATCGGGCGAAACGCGAGGTGGTGATCGCCGAGATCGCCGAACGCGGGTGAACCGGCATCGCCCCAGCGCCCGTTCGGAAACTCGTCCCAGGCTAACGTCCGGGCGAGGTAGCTCTTCGGCCGGTTGGCCCAGAAGATCGGACGGACGTCCTCCTTGGGGCGCCCGACGGCCGTCGCGCTCCGCCAGGGCAGCACCCGCTCGACACGCTCCGGCACGATGCCGAGCCGGTCCAGGATGACCTGCACCGATCGTTCGAGGTTCAAGGTGTAGAAGTGAAGACCGGGGGCACCGCCGTCCAGCAGGCGGCGGCAGATGTCCGTCAGCAGATCCTGGCCGTACTCGCGGACCGAGGCGTCGTGGAACCGGCGCGCCTCGATCTCGTTGACGATCTCGGGCGGCGCGCTGGCGCCAAAGCCAGTGATGCGCTGAAAGGACTGGTAGCCGTTGATGGGCGCCAGTCCGGGAACGATCGGACAAGCGATTCCTCGTTCCCGGCAATCCTCCAGGAAGCGGAAGTACAGCTCCGGTTCGTAGAACATCTGCGTGATCACGAAATCGGCGCCGGTCTCGACCTTGGCGGCCAGATGGTCGAGATCCCGCTCCCGGCTAGGAGCCTCCGGGTGGCCTTCCGGGTAGCCGCCGACGCAGATCCCGAAGTGATCTCCATGCTCTTCACGGATGAAGCGCACGAGGTCCGAGGCGTACGAAAAGCCGTCGGCGATCGGCGACCAGGCGCCACGGCCGCGGGGCGGATCCCCCCGCAGCGCGAGGATGTTGCCGATGCCGCGGGCGCGGCAGTCGTCCAGCACCGCCGCGATCCGGCGCCGGGGCATGTTGGTACAGGTCAGGTGCATCATCGTTTCGAGGCCGAGCACGTTCTCGATCGTGTTCGCCAACTCGAACGTCAGTTCCGCCGTGCTGCCGCCGGCGCCCCAGGTCACGTCGACGAACGCCGGCTCCAGCCGCCCCATGCGCTCGATGCGCGCGTAGAGGTTCTCGATCCCGGTCTCCGTCTTCGGCGGGAAGTACTCGAAGGAGTAGAACGGCCGTCCTTCCGAGATCGCGGAGCGCAGCTTGTTGATCAGCTTCACAACGAAGCGGATCCTACGCCGACTCGCTGGCCACCCGCTCCGCCTGCCGCACGAGACCGGGAGCCCGGAGCCGCTCCTCCATCGCCGCCAATCCCGGACCGGCGCCCCGCCATCGGAGTTCATCCACCGACCCGCTGACCGGCGCGTCGCGCACCAGGGTGGCAAGCTCGCGGAAGAGTTCCGCCGCTTCCCGCTCCTCGCGCAGCGTCGCGGCCAGACGGTCCCGTCCCCGCACCTTGACGGCCCACTTCCACGGCTCGTTCGGTATCTCCTCCAGGTGGACATAGTGCGCCAGCACGGTCGCAGCCGACTTGGCGCCCCAGCCTCGCAGTCCCGGAAAACCGTCGGCGCTGTCCCCGACCAGGGCGAGGTAGTCCGGGATCGACTCCGGCTCCACACCGAACTTCTCCCGGATGCCGTCGGCGTCCCAGCGCAGGCCGCGGCGACGGTCGACCTGTACGACCCGGCCGCCACGGCCGGAGTCGACGCACTGCGCCAGGTCCTTGTCGGGCGTGCAGATGCGGACCTCGACCACCCGTTCGTCGGCGGCAGCCATCGCGGCGCCGCTGGCCATTCCGTCGTCCGCTTCGTGCTCCACCATTGGCCAGACGGTCACCCCGAGCGCGTCCAGCGCCTCCTCGAGCAACGGGAACTGGGCCAGAAGCTCCGGGTCGATCCCCTCGCCGGTCTTGTAGCCGGGCCAGAGGTCGTTGCGAAACGACTCGATCACGTGGTCCGTCGCCACGGCGACGTGGGTCGCGCCGTCGCGAAACATGCCGAGCACCGAGAACACGACCCCGCGCACCGCGCCGACCTCGACCCCTTCGTCGTTCCGGTAGCTCGGGGCTCCGAAGTGATGGCGGAAGAGCTCGTAGGTGCCGTCGATCAGGTGGACATACATGAGCGCGCCGCCGCGGGCAAGCTACCATCAGCCGCCATGGCCGCTACCTCTCCCCTGCTCGTGCTCGCCTTCGCGGTGAGCGCGGCGGTGCCGGCGACGGCCGCGAACCTGCCCGGCGACCCTCTGACCGGTTCCGGTGACGTGGCGCGGACCCTGCTGCCGCCGGCGCAACTGCAGGCAGGCGAACTCCCGTCGCCGGTCGACAACGCGGCCTTCGCGCTGCCGGAGAACGCAGCGCCTCCACGCCACGAGATGCGGGGGACGTTGCAGTTGTTCGGCGGCGGCCCGTCTTCGTGGACCGTCCACCATGACTTCCACTCACGAGCCCACGAGCCGCCGGTCGTCGCCGCCCTGCGCCGTGTTCCGCGGCTCGACCTCGTCCTCACGCAGAGCGGCTCCCACCTGATCCCGGCGAACCGTGCCCTCCGCTTTACCGGTGACGCCTACTGGAACGCGATCGTCGGCGCGGGACGCATCTGGAGCGAGCGCGGAGACGGCGGCAGCAGCCGGGCGTCGCTGCCGATCACTCTGGTCGAGCGCAACCAGAACTGCGCGTACCACGGCGTCGTGACCTTTCTCTTCGACGGCAGCGGAACCTCGCCCGCCGCCTTCCAGGTGACCCAGGAGACCTGCAAGTACTTCAAGTTCGATCTGTGGGGCGCCGGCCCCTCACGCTACACGGCCGGCGAAGCGACGCAATCCGACGCGGTCGCCGCCGCCTATGCGGCGGAACTCAGGGCCCGGATACCCGTGCGACCGATCGACGAGATCCGAAACGACCACCCACGCTCCCAGGTCTACCCGCAGTCGTTCGGCGCCGGCATGGACCGCGAGCACCTGACCGCCTACGGCGTCGCCTTCGGGGGTGTCCACTACGCGGGGCCCGTCCGCACGCGCCATGGCGACTACCCCTACCCGGATCAGATCCGCCTGCCCTCCTACTCGACCGCGAAGACCGCCTTCGCCGCGGTGTCCCTGATGCGGCTCGCACAGCTCCACGGTGAGGAGGTGGCGCAGTTGCTCCTCCGGAACTACCTGCCGAAACCGCCGAAGGACGCCTGGCAGGACGTGACCTTCGAGCACGCCCTGGACATGGCCACTGGCCACTACTGGGATCCCGCCGACCAGGAGGACGAGAAGGACACGACGACCGAACTGAACTTCTTCGTCGTGGAGAACCAGAACCGCAGACTCCGAGGGGCCCTGGCCTACACCAGAAAGGAGCCGCCCGGCCGGCGCTGGGTGTACCACACGACGGACACGTACCTGCTCACGTACGCGATGACCGAGTACCTCGGCCGTCTGGTCGGCGCCACGAAGAAAGAGCCCGCCGACCTGCTGGCCTTCATCGCCGACGAGGTCTATCGGCCCCTGGGGCTGTCGGCGGGCGCGCTTCAGGCCGTGCGCACCGACAATCGGGCCGACGGCCGGCCCTTCGGCGGCTACGGCATGTTCTGGACGCCGGACGACATCCTCAAGATCGCCAACCTGCTGAACGCGAATCGCGGCCGGATCGGTGACCGGCAGTTGCTTCATCCCGACCTGCTGGCCGCGGCCATGCAGGAGAACCCCAACGACCGCGGTCTAGACGCCGTCCACCAGACCAAGCCGAACAAGTACAACAACTCCGTCTGGTCCCGGCAGATCCAGGTCCCGGACGGGGGCACCGGCACGAAGGAGATCTGGGTGCGCCAGATGCTCGGCTACGGCGGCATCGGCGTCCTGATGCTCCCCAACGGGGCGGTCTTCTACTACTTCGGAGACGATGACGACCACGAGTGGCTGCGCTCGGCACGGGAGGCGTACAAGCTGAGATGACGGATTCAGCGCGGGAGGGACTTGCGATAGAGGGACCGTTCAGCGGCTTCCGTGTGATCGAACTCGCCCAGGGCGTCGCGGGACCCTACTGCGGCAAGCTGCTGGCCGACCTCGGCGCCGACGTGATCAAGGTCGAACCGCCGGCCGGCGATCGAAGCCGCCGGGTGAAGGGCGCGGACCCCGCGAAGACCCCCGACCCGGAAGGCTCGCCGCTGTTCCTCTACTGCAACACGAGCAAGCGCGGCATCGTCCTCGACCTGGACGACGGCCGCGACCGAAAGACATTCGTCGAAATGCTCGGTGACGCCGCCGTCCTGATCACCGACCGCGAGCCGCCGGTACAGGCACCGGACGATTTGATCGTCGCCGCGGTCACACCGTACGGCCTCGAGGGCCCCAGGGCCGCCGCGCCCGCCGGGGAGTTGACGCTCGCCCACGGCGGCGGTCTCGTCAATCAGATGCCCGCCCGGTCACGCGACATCGACCGCGCCCCGGTGACCCTGGGCGGACAGCAGGCCGGTTACCACGGCGGCCTGGTGACGGCGCTCGCGGTCGCGGCGCTGCTCTACGAGCGCCGCCGCGGCGCCGCCGGCGGCCGGGTCGACGTGTCGATCCAGGACGTGATGGTCAGCCTGGTCGCGCCGCTTCTCGCCAGCGCGCGCTACCACGAGACGACATGGTCGCGGGTACCGGACCGCCCGCCCGCGATGGGTCGTCTCGAGACCAGCGACGGTTACGTGATCCTCAACGCCTTCGACGACCACCACTTCGCGCTCTTCCGCGAACTGATGGGCTCTCCCTCCTGGTGCGAGGGGGACGAGTGGCTGGACATGGCCTACCGCAGCCACCACATGATGGAGATCGCACCCCACGTCGATGCCTGGGCGCTCGATCAGAAACGCGACGATCTCTACCACCGCGCCGCGCAGCTCGGCATTCCGGTCGGTCCGATCCACGACGCCGCGGACGTCATGGCCTACCCGCAGTACGAGGCGCGCGACTACTTCACCGCCGTCGACCACCCCCGCACCGGAACCAAACGCTACGCCGGCTGGCCGTACCGGATGGGAGCCTCGAAGCCGCGGGTCTCCCGTGCGGCACCGCTCCTGGGTCAGCACACGGCGGAGATCCGGAGCGAACTGAACGGCGGAGGCTCCGCCGGGGCCGGAACGTCGATCACCTCGTCGGTTGCCGATGTGGCGACCGCCCCGGCGCCTCCTTCCCTGCCGCTCGAGGGCATCCGCGTCGCCGAGTTCGCCTGGGTCTGGGCCGGGCCCTACGCCGGCGTCCTGCTCTCGGCGCTGGGAGCCGACGTGATCAAGGTCGAGGGGCCCAGACGTCTCGATCTGACCCGCCGCTCCGTCGTCTGGCCGCGATCGGACGAAGCGCCGCGGAAGATCGGCCCGGACGCCGGCATGGCGTTCAACACGATGAACCTGAACAAGCGTTCGCTGACGCTCGACCTCTCCCAGCGCGAAGGCCGCGAACTCGCCCTCCGCCTCGCCGCCGAGTGCGACGTGGTCTACGACAACATGCGGCCCGGCGCGATGGTCAAGCTCGGCCTCGACTACGAGAACCTCAGCCGGGCGAACCCCGAGCTGATCGTCGCTTCCTCGTCCGGCCGCGGCCACGGCGGCCCGGAAACCGAGTACCTGGGCTACGCGATGGTCCATCAGGGCGTCGCCGGCGGCGCGTACATCTCCGGCTACCCGGACGACCATCCGACCCACAGCGGCGGCGATGTCGACCTGATGAACGCGATCACGCTCGCGTTCTCGATCGTCGCGGCGCTGCATCACCGCCAACAGACCGGCGAGGGCCAGTTCATCGACTACTCCCAGTGCGAGGGCGTCAGCTCCATTCTCGGTGAGGTGCTCCTGGAGTACGAGATGACCGGCAGGATTCCCGAGCGCAACGGCAACGCGCACCGGAGTTCCGCCCCGCACAGTGTCTACCGCTGCTGGGGCATCGATCGCTGGCTCGCGATCGAGGTGCACAGCGACGACGAGTTCGGCCGCCTGGCGGGGACGATGGGCCAACCGGAGCTAGCCGAGGACGATCGCTTCGCCACCGGCGCGGCCAGGAAGCGGAACGAAGCCGAACTCGACGAGGTCGTCGGCGCCTGGACCCGGGAACGGGACCGCGACTGGATGGCCCGGGAACTCTGCGCCGCCGGCGTCGCCGCCGCGCCCTCGCGCGACGCCCGGGACCTCTACGCCGACTCGCACTTACGCGCCCGCGGCTCCTTCGTCACCGTCGAGCACCCGGAATGGGGCAACCTGGAACTCGTCGGGTCCCCGTTCCGCATCGAGGGCCGCGATCTCACACCGCGCCGCGCACCGCTCCTCGGCGAGCACACCGACGCGATCCTCGGCGACCTGCTCGGCTTGTCGAACGACGAGCTTGCCGACTACCGGGCACGCGGTGTCGTCGGCTGATCGCTACACTCTGCGTTCTCCATCCACAACCCGGTCCAACAAGGGAGGTCCGCTGTGACTCGACGCACCCGAACTCCACGCAGCACCGTGATGGCCGCCGCCATCGCAACCGCCGCACTGCTCTTCACCGCTTCCGCCCTCGCCCAGAGCGGCAACTCCGTGACCGTCGACATCATGAGCAAGTACCGGGTGGCGCCGAACATCACGTACCTGACGGCTGACGGCTACGAGTCCAAGCTCGACGTGATGACCCCACGCAGCCAAGGCCCGGTGCCCACCCTGATCTACATCCACGGCGGCGGCTGGGTCGGCGGCACGAAGGAGTCCAGCGTGCTGCGGGCACTCCCGTACCTCGAGATGGGCTGGGCGGTGGTCAACGTCGAGTACCGCCTGGGCCGCAACGCGCTCGCGCCCGGCGCCGTCGAGGACTGCCGCTGCGCGCTGCGCTGGGTGTACGAGAACGCGGAGGACTACAACATCGACACCTCCCGCCTGGTCGTCACCGGTGCCTCGGCGGGCGGTCACCTGTCACTGACCACGGGCATGCTGCCGGCCTCCGCCGGCCTCGACCGGCTCTGCCCGGGCCGCGACGCGAACCGTCCGGGCTGGGCAGCCGCCGACGAGTACGAGATGCCGGTCGCCGCCATCGTCAACTGGTTCGGGATCACCGATGTCGGCGACCTGCTCGAGGGCGTGAACGCGAAGAGCTACGCGGTCGCCTGGATGGGCTCGCGGTCCGACCGCATGGAACTCGCCAAGCGAGTGTCTCCCATGACCTACGCCCGTTCCGGCCTGCCGCCGATCCTGACGATTCACGGCGACGTGGACAACATCGTCCCCTACCAGCACGCCCTCGACCTGCACGCCAAGCTCGATGAGGCCGGTGTGGTGAACAAGATCCACACCGTGCCGGGCAAGGGACATGGCAACTTCAGCCCCGACGAGCAGCAGGAGATCTTCCGGGTCATCCGCGCCTTCCTCGCCGAGCATGTGACAGGTGGAGGCGGCGCGAGCACCGGCGCCGAGTGACCTCTGCCACTGGGTGCGCCGGCGTCCCCGCCGGCTTCCGGTAGGAGGCTTGCGTGACGCATGACCCCGCATCCGGGGCCCCCGACCTGTGCACCCGCACCGCCGTTGACCTCGCCGCGTTTCTGGCAAGCGGCGAGGTTTCGGCGGTGGAGGTTCTGGAAGCACACCTCGGCTGGATCGACCGCCGCAACCCCGAGCTCAACGCGATCTGCACCCTCGACCGCGACCACGCGCTTGAGCAGGCGCGGGCCGCCGACGATCTGCGCCACCGTGATCCGGAAGCCGCCGCCGCAAAGCCCCTGCTCGGCCTGCCGACCGCTGTCAAGGACCTGGTGCCGACGAAGGGGATCCGCACCACCTTCGGCTCGCCGATCTTCGCGGACAACGTCCCCGACTTCGACGCCCTGATCGTCGAGCGGATCCGCGATGCCGGCGCCGTCGTCATCGGCAAGACGAACACGCCCGAGTTCGGCGCCGGCTCGCAGACCTTCAACCCCGTGTTCGGCAAGACGAGGAATCCCTGGGACCCCAGCCGGACCTGCGGCGGTTCGAGCGGCGGCGCGGCCGCCGCGCTCGCCAGCGGCATGCTGCCCATCGCCGACGGCAGCGACCTCGGCGGTTCGCTCCGCAACCCGGCCAGCTTCTGCGGCGGCGTCGGCTTCCGGCCGACGCCGGGCCGCGTGCCGCGGGTGCCTCCAGAGCAGGGCTGGGACGACCTTGCCGTGCTTGGACCGATGGGGCGTAACGTCGCCGACGCGGCGCTCCTGTTCGCCGTGATCGCCGGGCCCGATCCGAGGGATCCCATCTCCCTCACGCACCCATCCGAGCCCTGGTATCCGGTCGAACCTGCTGACCTTCGCGGGCTTCGCCTCGCCTGGACCGACAACCTCGGCCGCTACCCGGTCGAACGCGAGGTCGTCGAAGTCTGCGAGGCGGCCCTGCCGGTGTTCCGGAACCTGGGCGCCGAGGTCGAGAAAGCCGCGCCCGATCTCTCCGGCGCGGGCCACATCTTCCGCACCCTGCGCGCCAACCTGTTCGCCGACAAGCTGGGGCCGCTGTTCCCCGGGCACCGCGCCCAGATGAAGGACACGGTGATCGAGGAGATCGAACGCGGCCTGGCGCTCTCCGGGCCGGACATCGCGTCAGCCCAGGCCGAACGCACCCGCCTCCACTGCCGGGTTGTCTCCTTCTTCGAACGCTATGACGCGCTCATCCTGCCAACGGTCCAGGTCCTCCCCTTCGACGTCGACCAGCCCTACCCGACCGAGATCAAAGGGCAGACCATGTCGAGCTACACCGACTGGATGGCCTCCTGTTACTCGATCACCGTCACCGGCTGCCCGGCGATCTCCGTGCCCTGCGGAGTCGGCCCCTCGGGCCTGCCGGTGGGCCTTCAGGTCGTCACTCCCCGCGGCAGTGATCGCACGACGCTCGCGATCGCGGCCGCGTTCGAGACCGCGAGGGCGGCCAACACCGTCCCCTAGACTCTCGGAATGACCCGTTTCGGGTGCGGGTTGCATTTGGACATGCCCCGGATACTGCTTTGCCTCGGCCTCGCCGGACTCGCCGCCGGCCCCCTGGCCGCCCAACCCGCCGACGCGCCCAACATCGTCACCGGCGCCGTTGTCGACTACAGCGGCGCACCCGCCGCCGACATCGAGGTCGTTCTACGACCCCATCCGAACGCGTTCGAAGCGGATCTGTACGTTCTCGGTCACTCGGACGCGCTGCCGGAGGCCGTCGACAGGACCCGTTCCGACGCGGACGGATCCTTCTCCCTCTCGGCACCCGCGGCAGGTCCCTATCGCCTGGAGTTCGGACGCTCGAGGCCCCCGACCGACTCGGTTCCCGCCATGCCGCTGGTCCAGGGAGTCATCGTGCCGCTCAAGGGGTCGCGAGTCGCGGAAACCGTTGATGTACCCGATCGCCATCCGATCGCCGTCCGAGTGCTGGATTCATACGATCAGCCGATCGCGGGCGCCCTGGTCGTGGCGAACCCCGCCGTTCTGACACCGCCTCGCACCGCTGCTGCCATGACCCGGATGGCCCGGGACATGAGCGCGGGAAACTACTCGCGGCCGGCGGAGCAGCACCTGTTCCCCACCTACCACCCCTCCGCCGCTCGCACTGATGCCGAGGGCATTGCGCGGTTCGTCATGCCGAACGCGGACGCCACCGTCCTCGTCTCGGCGACGGGCTTCGTCCTCGGCAAGGGAGCGACGAGAGCCGGCCGTCTTGCGTTGCGCCTGGAGGCGAATCCCGGAATCAGACTGCGCGTGCGCGGTCCAACGGGCGCACCGGTGCCCGGTGCGGTGGTCCGCACGGCAACCGCCCGCGACAGGAGAGTGAACGCCGGCACGCCCACTGCCCGCCGGACGATCAGCACACCCGCCGCTCTCGGCGGTTTCGACACGCCTCTGGCGATCACTGACGAGAATGGCGAAGCCATCATCGGCCCGACGCCTGGCATCGAGACTGCTCTGGAGGTCGAAGCAGCCGACGGTGGCTTCGCCCAGGTCTCCCTGCCAGCGGCGAATCCGGCCGAATCGCCGGACCGCCATCACATCATCGACGTGAGACTGGAGGAGCCCCTACGGATACCAGGCCGGATCGTCGACGCGGCTTCCGGCCTGCCCATCCACAACGCGGCGATCTGGGTCCACCTGTTCCCCGGCCACCACGCCTTCAGCGATCCCACCGGCGCTTTCGACCTGAGCACCCGACCCGCCAGCCGGGCGACGCGCCTGCAGGCGACGGCGACCGGCTTCCTTCCCGAGCGAGTCGACATCAGCGCCGCGGACCTGTCCAACCGGGAGGAAGTGCGGATCGGACTGACGCCTTCAGCACCCCTTCGGGGCCTGGTCACCGACGAAGCCGGTCAACCCGTTGCCGGGGCCAGTATCCGGGCGGAACCACGCGGCGATGGAGTTCCATCCCGCTTCTCGTTGTCGTCCCGCCCAGCCACCTCAGGCTCCGACGGTTTCTTCCGGGTAGCGGAAGCCTTGTACGGACATGCCTACCGCTTGACCGCGCAAGCGGCGGGCTACGCCATATCCGCCCTCGACCTGCCGCCCCTGGAGCCGGGCATGGCTGTCGACCCCGTTCATCTCGTGCTGAGCAAGGGCCGGCGTGTCCTCGGCTCAGTGGTCGATAGCGACGGAAACCCTGTGGCGGAGGCTGAGGTCTCGCTGCTCTGGCCTCTCGATCCGTCCGAATTCCGGTCCGGGTTCGAGACTCCGGCCGGAGCCGCCGCAACCGACGGTCGGGGCGTCTTCGTACTCCCCGACACCGGACCAGGAGGGTACGAGATCCTCGTCGGCCATGCCGACTACGCCCATCGGCCACCCTCCCAGGTCGAGGTGCCGGCCGGAGAGTCGGACTTCGATCTCGGCGATCTCACCCTGGCGGCCGGCGGAGCGGTCCACGGCATCGTCAGGGACCCCGACGGAGAACCGGTCGGCGGCGCCACCATTCAGGCCCACGAACGAGATTGGTTCGAATCTCCGGTCAGAACGGCCACCACCGACGCCGACGGCCGATTCCGTCTCGTCGGATTCTCCTCGGACCTCGCCGACCTTGGCGTTCAGGCCAGCGGCTACCCGGTCCACATTGAGCCGGACGTACGCGTAGACCGCGACGATCCGGTGCTGATCGAACTCCAGCCCGGCGCCTCCATCGATGGCCGCGTCCTC
Encoded proteins:
- a CDS encoding flap endonuclease, with the protein product MYVHLIDGTYELFRHHFGAPSYRNDEGVEVGAVRGVVFSVLGMFRDGATHVAVATDHVIESFRNDLWPGYKTGEGIDPELLAQFPLLEEALDALGVTVWPMVEHEADDGMASGAAMAAADERVVEVRICTPDKDLAQCVDSGRGGRVVQVDRRRGLRWDADGIREKFGVEPESIPDYLALVGDSADGFPGLRGWGAKSAATVLAHYVHLEEIPNEPWKWAVKVRGRDRLAATLREEREAAELFRELATLVRDAPVSGSVDELRWRGAGPGLAAMEERLRAPGLVRQAERVASESA
- a CDS encoding TlpA disulfide reductase family protein, translating into MPPTAHMNGKPPRQLTVLPATLAATAALLLTDACTHPIEEDSQSPEDFITAAFADIGPDWGVVQKFLDWHQASTADDHETSRPDPSEDPSIQPAVAAARAIIDQNGNHEKTVEAAQFLANLLSFQEAAVFIPGNDRHVDAGARALLAHAPHYEEWPQVLLQIHRVGELIARIRSTPPATHGFLQKAASEASDPVLQSAARYFLADELMRSANDLSLSPEHREDRRRRALTMATGLMWGVEREEFLVPAFGDSTSRTFADAEADLVHRIHHATVGGTLPDLTGTRFDGVHESLNAYQGRVLLLDFWATWCGPCLAALPDLRELVARLPADRFALLAISVDADLETATAFFKEDHVIELLNKQPVPWANWYAGVGSAIQWRLAVDAFPTYVLADHGGRILARTHELSEEFIALIDEAVRAIETG
- a CDS encoding methylenetetrahydrofolate reductase, which encodes MKLINKLRSAISEGRPFYSFEYFPPKTETGIENLYARIERMGRLEPAFVDVTWGAGGSTAELTFELANTIENVLGLETMMHLTCTNMPRRRIAAVLDDCRARGIGNILALRGDPPRGRGAWSPIADGFSYASDLVRFIREEHGDHFGICVGGYPEGHPEAPSRERDLDHLAAKVETGADFVITQMFYEPELYFRFLEDCRERGIACPIVPGLAPINGYQSFQRITGFGASAPPEIVNEIEARRFHDASVREYGQDLLTDICRRLLDGGAPGLHFYTLNLERSVQVILDRLGIVPERVERVLPWRSATAVGRPKEDVRPIFWANRPKSYLARTLAWDEFPNGRWGDAGSPAFGDLGDHHLAFRPIKADVARERWGRELHSIDQVREVFAGFCRGDVDGIPWYDWPLDLESEPLRNALVRLNLAGLLTINSQPRVNGAPSDDPAVGWGGAGGRVYQKAYLEFFVAPEQVPSLLAALDGKPSVTYHAIDRSGTAHSNCDSVNAVTWGVFPGEEIRQPTIVDPRSFEVWKDEAFDLWLSSWAAVYDEDSESRRLLQSIHDTYFLINVVDNDYVDGDLLGNLLEAVADAHDRRRAEL
- a CDS encoding serine hydrolase — translated: MAATSPLLVLAFAVSAAVPATAANLPGDPLTGSGDVARTLLPPAQLQAGELPSPVDNAAFALPENAAPPRHEMRGTLQLFGGGPSSWTVHHDFHSRAHEPPVVAALRRVPRLDLVLTQSGSHLIPANRALRFTGDAYWNAIVGAGRIWSERGDGGSSRASLPITLVERNQNCAYHGVVTFLFDGSGTSPAAFQVTQETCKYFKFDLWGAGPSRYTAGEATQSDAVAAAYAAELRARIPVRPIDEIRNDHPRSQVYPQSFGAGMDREHLTAYGVAFGGVHYAGPVRTRHGDYPYPDQIRLPSYSTAKTAFAAVSLMRLAQLHGEEVAQLLLRNYLPKPPKDAWQDVTFEHALDMATGHYWDPADQEDEKDTTTELNFFVVENQNRRLRGALAYTRKEPPGRRWVYHTTDTYLLTYAMTEYLGRLVGATKKEPADLLAFIADEVYRPLGLSAGALQAVRTDNRADGRPFGGYGMFWTPDDILKIANLLNANRGRIGDRQLLHPDLLAAAMQENPNDRGLDAVHQTKPNKYNNSVWSRQIQVPDGGTGTKEIWVRQMLGYGGIGVLMLPNGAVFYYFGDDDDHEWLRSAREAYKLR
- a CDS encoding glucose 1-dehydrogenase, whose product is MPILDFSLTDQIALVTGASRGIGEAIARGFAEQGATVILASRKQEGLDQVAESIEADGGKAVPIACHAGNVEQIASLFERIESEFGRLDILVNNAATNPYFGPAIEMPEWAFDKTLEVNLKGYFVHIQQAARLMKKQGSGNVISVASIAGLRPGPNELTYALTKAAVLNMTRGWAKELGRYGIRVNAIAPGVVETFFASVLVDTEEKRQAIASRTPVGRHAQPNEIAGAAVFLASKMGSYVTGATIVMDGGSSA